The nucleotide window TTGGAATTTTATGAATATAATCCTGTactaaaaaaatgagaattttgcttttactttttaattctcAGACCAGTGTTGTCCAATAGAATTTTCCATGATAATGGAGATGTTTTAGACCTGCCTGCCCTACCCAGTGTGGCagtcactagccacatgtggcttttgAGGCTTAGTAATACTAAGGAACTagatgtttaatttaattttaaattgccATAGAGATCTAATGactactgtattggacagcacAACCTAAaactattcatttctttttcttgcctttttgcaCTGGCAACCTCCAGTACAGTGTTGGATAGAAATGGCAGTGGCacacatctttgtcttattcaggtttttaaaaattgttaatattttaagtaaCTTTTCAGTGGTGCCATGAACATGTAGATCTTGCCTTCCAATAGCTTGTCATTTGTCGTGTAATGACCCTTCACATCAGGTCAGTAAATTGGCCAACAGCCATCTATTGTACATTTCCTTTGTCTCTTGGGCCTGGGAAAAGAGAAATGACCCTTGTTTTGGGGTAGTCCCTGCTCAATGGAGGACAGGCACATTTAGTGTCTCATGTTTGTGTACCCACAAACTACATGGTGTACAGTCCTATAGTGTTGTACATTCTCACTAAATACTATTATTAAACAGATAAGAATTAGTATTCTTCAATGTAGACCTTCCTGGTGGGAGTCAGTCACGTCCTgattcccatgttgctgtgagtgcTTCGAGCTGGGATGCCTCTTGAGAATGACTTTCAGGGTCCATGATTGACTTGTTCTTCTAAATGTCCTTCACAGTTCATCATCATCAACTTCtgcttgtgggtttgatttttGAAAGCCGAAAGTGTGAGTCATGGAAAGTAGGATGGATAAAGTTTGGTTATCACTCTGGCGGTGCTGCTTTGGTCAGAAGGAAGCGGTGTTATCCCTGAGGTCAAGAAAGCAATTGCCTTATGCAGCTCTTAAACAATGCTGGAGATTGCCTTCATTCAAGTATCAGTTCTACCATTTATTAGCTGTATAATCGTGAGCCAGTTATtgtgcctctctgagccttactttctgcatctgtaaaatggacacagTTGTACCTACTTCATAGTCATGAAGACTaaatgaggagtttccgttgtggtgcagcagaaatgaatccgactagtatccatgcagacgagggtttgatccctggcctcgctcagtgggttaaggatctggcgttactatgagctgtgatgtaggttgtggacgcagcttggatctgatgtttctgtggttgtggtgtaggcaggcagctgcagcttggattggatccgtaacctgggaacttctatatgctgtggtgcagtcctaaaaggcaaaaaaaaaaaaaaaaaaaaaaagacagagagagatccTAATGAAAAGTGCTTAATGAGAATGAGGATTGGGGTGAGTAATATTATTAGCTGTTACAGACCTGTCTCATTTTCCTTGGTCACATTGGGAAGATGTCACGTAACCCAGGATAGGAGATTGTACCCATATGACAAGGAGTGTGTTCAGTTAAGGCTGTCCTAGTCAGTGGTTGACCTAAGGGTCACATAGATGGACTAAATTTGTTAGTCCTCAGTTGGATTGTTTGGCCTTTAGTTAACATAAGCTGACTGGCTACTGTGTTGCTTATCATCTAAGGCAAAAccctggggggagaggaggcAAGTTGAAAGCCTGATTCCTTGGCAGTGGTGCTGGGTGAGGAATTTGCTGAGGACTCCAGTTAAGGCCAAATGCCCAGTGTCTTGTGACTGTGGGGAGAAAAGTGAATAATTTAACTCACGTTCTTTATATTTTGTACTTCAGAGACATACTTAATTCATGTTTCTCTCTTGTGGAGGCCTTTCCCTTGGGTAGAGTAGTGGGGGGTGGGCCACgtgccttccttcctccaccgAGCAGCCCCAGGGTCGGGGTGCAGGGCAGGCACATTCCTGTGAGTGTATGTTGCCCAAATTCAGATTCACTTTAGGAAGGGAAACATGCCATGCATCGGCACCAGCCACAGACATTTGGCCAAGGAGCCCACAATTGCCAGTGTCCTCAGAGGGAGAGTGGGCATGTGATCACGCTCACCACGCTTCAGGGAGGCCAGGGTCTTGGATAAAGTCCACGGCCCTCGGCATGACCTTCGTGGCACCTGCCTGCCTTTCCAAAGTCCTGTCTTGCAACTGTCTTTCTCCTCGCTGCCCACTTCAGCAAGACTGAGCCACTTTGAATGCATCTCACACTCTCCCTCTCCatatgctgttccttctgcctaaaatacttttcctcttccttcctctgcctccctggctGTCTCCTGACTGAGGGAGGCTGTCTGAGTTGATCTCACAATCCCTGGTATAATAGCCAGTTATAACATCTCCCCAGCTTGAGTGAGGGTGGCAGCTCAGTTCTGTGTCCGTCTTGCTCACTCTTACAACCTGCGTCGGGCATAGAGCCCAGTCAGTGTTTATTGAGTAAATGTTGGGGCTCAGGCTTTGCCCTTGGGGGATCCCACGCCTGACCCAGGGCAGGCTTGCTTTCTTCAGGGAGACCTGCCCAGTGTCTGGTGGGTGTTACATACCAGGCGGGCAAGGCAGGCAATAGGACCTTGCTCCAAGGGACTCTTCATTGTTTTCTGTTGATGAAGTGTGGGTTGGGGTTCATGCCAAAATACGCCCGTGAAATACACTTCCATTCTTTGGTGCACTGGGTCCCCCTCCTCTCTACACGCCTTGCCCCAGCATGGCCTCTTCCTTAAATGCATCTAGGTCCTGCAATAAAGGGGTCACTTTGTGTGGGTCTGAGCACCGCCAGGGAGGGTCTCCTTTTCAGATCAGATTTCAAGGCCCCTTCTGCTTCTTCTCCCCCCAAAACACTGGCCAGGCCACTGCTCCACACTGCCCTCCTGGGAGAGGGTGAAGCAGACACCCTTGGGGAGGAATGTCAGGGAAAGAGTTTGTGCATTTGGTTCTTGGAAAAGGGAAATGTGTGTAGACCTGGGTTCTCCAGTGGGCGGTCTGCTTGGCCATGCAGAGCGCATGGGGAGGCAGTTCCTTTCCCACAGATTTTAGAGGCACACCAGCTGCTTCACTTTGATCTAAGCAAGGGCCCAGTAAGAGAGCCGCTGGGGCCCATCCCACCTCCTGAGTCTGGACGCAAGGAAGCTGGCTGCCCAGCTTCAGCTTGCCATCCCCAAACCCGATTTCTCATGGTGCAGCCTCAGTGCGGCACTGAGTGCCATGCTGCTTTATCAAGGGAGGGGTGCCATGGGCTCGGCACATCTGGGAGCACCTGGCAGGTCATGACTTTTGAGTTGGAGCCCTTAGGTCTGAGATGCAGGCAGGATGAGTGAGTGTGTTTTCAGTTCCCTGTCCTGGGGTTTCTCTGCAGGTCTATAACTTGACCCAGGAGTTCTTCCGGCATGGTAAACCAGTCAATGCTGAGAGTCAGAACAGTGTGGGGGTGTTCACCCGAGAGGAGGTGCGCAACCGCATCAGGGATGACCCTGATGAGCCGGAGGCCACCAAGCGCCTGAAGCTCGCCATGATCCAGCAGTACCTGAAGGTATCTTTGCCATCTCGGAGCTCTCTTGAGTACAAATACCAGAGTGAGGAAGACTGATCCTGGGGAAGCTGGGTCCGAGGAGGGCGGCCTTGCCCTGAGGTCCTGCTTCTGCCCCTGTCCAGCCTTGGCGGTCACCTGGCTCCCCTCTGGCTCTTCCCACAGGTGGAGAGCTGTGAGAGTAGCTCACACAGCATGGATGAGGTGTCCCTGAGCGCCTTTGGGGAGTGGACTGAGATTCCCGGTGCCCACCACATCATCCCCTCGGGCTTCATGCGGGTCGTGGAGCTGCTGGCAGAAGGCATCCCGGCCCACGTCATCCAGCTGGGGAAACCTGTCCGTTGTGTTCACTGGAACCAGGCCTCAGCTCGCCTCCGGGGCCCTGAGATTGAGCCCCGGGGTGAGGGCGACCATAACCATGACGCTGGGGAGGGCAGCCAGGGTGGAGAGGAGCCCCCCGGGGAGAGGCAGGACGAGGACGAGCAGTGGCCGGTGCTGGTGGAGTGCGAAGACTGCGAGGTGATCCCCGCCGACCACGTGATCGTGACCGTGTCGCTGGGTGTGCTCAAGAGGCAGCACGCTAGCTTCTTCCAGCCAGGCCTGCCCACCGAGAAGGTGGTGGCCATCCACCGCCTGGGCATCGGCACCACCGACAAGATCTTTCTAGAATTTGAGGAGCCCTTCTGGGGCCCCGAGTGCAACAGCCTGCAGTTTGTGTGGGAAGACGAGGCTGAGAGCCGCACGCTCACCTACCCGCCCGAGCTCTGGTACCGCAAGATCTGCGGCTTCGATGTTCTCTACCCGCCTGAGCGCTACGGCCACGTGCTGAGTGGCTGGATCTGTGGGGAGGAGGCGCTGGTCATGGAGAAGTGCGACGACGAGGCGGTGGCCGAGATCTGCACGGAGATGCTGCGGCAGTTCACGGGTGCGTCCCCGGCCCTGCTCTACCAGCCTTGTACCATCTGCCTTCCTCCGCGAGACCCTCTGTGTCTCCTGCGCCATGTGCTAGCTAGCATCCCTGTGGCCAGGTCGCAAGGCCGAGGTGGGTTGCCCAGGGGCAGAGACGCCTGAAGGGCGCCACGTCTTAGCCTTGGCTTCTAAATTGCAGGCCCTCCCCGTTTGGAACTTGAGACACTCAAAACCACAGGCTCTGGATTTCTTCTTTCTAAGGGCTGATGGTAAAAAAAACTCAGACATCACCGCAAAACCGCAGATTGCCCATTTCCTACTCATGTTGTCTGGCTAGGAGATGGAtttgcgtgttttttttttttttttttttgtcaactcTTTTAGTTGAACGTCCTTCCTCCCCTATCCCAGAAGAGCCTCCCAGGAACCCCTGGTGTTGGAAGGGGGAATGTGATTATATGGGATGTTTATCAGATAGCAAAGTTAAGACCTGCAGAGAGGAGATGTCTTGCTGGGAGTCACCAGGAGGTGTTGAGGGGTACACAGCTTAAACCCCAGCCTCCGCactccctcctccaggcctccTCGTAGCAGCCTGGCCTTCTTGGAGCCCTGGAGGTAGAGTGAGAGTTGTCTGCTCAGGGGTGTCTTCTGGGTGCAACCATTTCTGACCCTCGTCCCCttggcttttctctctccccaaTAGGGAATCCCAACATTCCAAAGCCTCGGCGAATCCTGCGCTCGGCCTGGGGCAGCAACCCCTACTTCCGGGGCTCCTATTCGTACACACAGGTGGGCTCAAGTGGGGCCGATGTGGAGAAGCTGGCCAAGCCCCTGCCATACACTGAGAGCTCCAAGACAGCGGTGAGTGTGGGTGTGCTGGGTGCATAAGGAGTGCAGGCTGATGGGATCTGTGGGGGGGTGAGGAAGGgtattttgtatgtgtgttttgtcCAGGGGGCGGAGAGGGAGGGGAGTGTCCCCTTGGGAGGGCCAAGGCAAGATAGATGGAGCAGCTCCCataacagaagaggaaacaggaaaaTGTGCCCTTACATCGGGGAGAACAAATGGAATCAAATTGAGGTGTATCAAATACTTTCCTGAGGTTATAAAAAAGGAGCCATTTAATGCTGTGcagtccaatatggtagccattaGTCACATGTaatttaactaaaatttaaaGTCATAAATATGACATTTTGTTCTTTAGTTGCACTAGTCACGTGTCAAGTTTGAGAGCCACTTGTTGCTTGTGGTACCACTTTAGAGTGTGTCACTATAGAGCATTTCTGTCATCGTGGAAAGTTCTTTTGGTCAGCACTGAcccagtatattttatttattttcccctgtATATTGTAGAAAATCAGACTGAGAATACGGACCCACCCCCAAATTATATCAACTATGtaataatatatagaaaaaatagtgaatcaaaaagaaattatctATAATGTACTTCTCCCATAAAGTAGATTTTGAGTTTCCCCCACCAAACAGACACATACAGTAAATGTTAAAACCCCAacagaattatatttaaaataattctttgatGTAATTGGTGAAGATTGCAGTCAACCAATGTGTGTTGTGCTTGCCCTGGCGGTGCTCCGGGGCAGAGAGGAAAAAGCCTTCCCTGCCGCTACAGCCATCTTCCTTAAAAGCACACCATCTCTTGTCACCTGCATCACTTAGGACTAGTGCATgtaacacaaagcaaaacaaaacaaactgtggTTTAAACAAGAAGGAAGTTTCCTTctgtcacagaaaaggaaaatccaGAGGTAGGTATCGGGGCCCCGTGTCCTTAGCCGTGGCTCCATCTTCCAGGCCACCCTGTGGTCCAAGAGGGCTGTGGAGGCTGCTGCTCTTGCTCTCATGTCTGTGACAGGTTCCTGGGTAAAAGAGGTGAACCCCTGGGCTGAGTCAGTGTCTCTCAGCAACAATGCTGATTGGCTAGAACATAATCACATGACTCCACCAGCTGGATGGGAGTGGGCCCAGTGAAAAGTCAGGACTTCTGTTactgaggagagagagaatggatgtgggaGGAGGCAGCTTGTCCTCTGCCACAACATGTGCCCCACTTTCAGTTTAACCATCTCTGCAGGTTCCTTGTTGGTAGGTTAAAGCCTCACTACTCAAGGTGGGTGGTCCATGGACCAGTAGCACCAGCATCAGGTGGAAGCATGTTAGAAATGGAGATCTCAGCCCACCCAGACTTGCTGAATTAAAAACTGCATTCTGCCTGGGTCCCTAGCGGGTACCTTTGCACATTCAGTTTGAGATGTACTGGAATAAATTCCAAACTCAAGCTCAGAATGCAGGCATCCGTATTTTGCTGGGACCCCACCTAGACAGCCTGCTTTCTTGAGGCCCTGACTGTACCAAAATTCTCACTGTCTCCTAGGCAAGGCCTGCTTTGGTGCATTTTTGCTcccatttccctttcttcctgaAACGTCCTTTACCTGTTTATCCAGCATATTCCAAGAAGAAACCCAAAGGTCCTATCCTCTGGGAAGCTTTGTGTGATTCTGCTTGGCAATGGGCTTCTTTTCTGGGCTCTCAGCCTCTCGCCCAAACACCCATCATGTCACATATGATGCCATTTAGTAATTGGATTTCGTGTCTGGCTTCCCCACCAGCAAGGAAGCTCCTCAAAGCAGCTGCCTGGTCTCCTTTTATCTTCCAAGTGCCCAGAACAGTCCCTGGAACCTAATAGGGGCTCTATAAAGGTTTGTTAAATTACTGCCTAACTGTATCGAGTGCTTATATTCTTTCAGGTTCTAAGTGCTTTAGATATGTTATTTCACTTGATCCTTACAACCACCCTAGGAAGTAGATGGATGGTATAAggccattttgcagatgaagaaatcaaggctTAGGGAGGTTATGTCATTCCCTGAGTTCACTAGTAAGAGGCACAGTGAGTCTCTGAAACTGTGTAGCCAGGACTCATAAAAGCCTCAGAGCAGAATGGATGGAGGCCTGGATGTTTGGGGAAGAAACAGGGGAAGACGGGCAGGTGGGATGGGCAACTCCTCATCCTGTGGAAACAGCAAAACCTGCATCTCAAGATGGTTGCTCATTCCTCTCTGACTTGTAGTATGGATGGGGGGTTCTGGGGCAGACAGGTAGCCTTTCTTGCTCCTCCACCTTCACTTCCCtgtccccctgcccagcccatgCAGGTGCTGTTCTCGGGTGAGGCCACCCACCGCAAGTACTATTCCACCACCCATGGTGCTCTGCTTTCTGGCCAGCGTGAGGCTGCCCGTCTCATTGAGATGTACCAAGACCTCTTCCAGCAGGGGACCTGAAGGCCTCCTTGCTGCCGAGCGTGTTCCTTAAAGAACCACTAACTCGTGActgccagccctgccccttgCTGCTGTGTATGCCTCATTTCCTAATCCTCTGTAGAATGGATTTGTATCTTTTGTAGAGCTAGACACCTGACTGGCTTCAGACCTGGCCCTgtagcttttccttttctctgtgctgGGTGGTGACCAAGGTGGGGTCCATTGATTTACCTCTGtgctctgacctctgacctccccCCATGCCTCCCCTCATCTCTGGCCTTGTTATTGTAAGTGCCTTCAATACTTTGCATTTTGGGATAATAAAAGAGGCTTGCCCTTCCTATGCTCCTCAgcttctctcttccatttttctcagtggggtatgtgtatgtgtgtgtgtgtcatcctCTTTGAGGGAGGGGATGGTAGGGGGAGCTGTGGTCTGGCTGTACCCCCACAGGGGAAGGTGCCTGCCTTTACTGAATGGGCATTTTCTCATCCCAGTCTGTCTGTAGTTGTTTCCTTCCTGCTGGTGAGACCCCTCAGGGGTaagggcccctccctgcccagccccagctccttcAGGACAGGCCTGAGTCTGCCTGCTGGCCATTTACCGGATTTCTCAGAGCCTCAGTGGGTGATATGGCCACATGGAGTGAAGGTGAGTTTTATGAGAGGGGACACCTGCTGTTGCTCCCTGCCAGGCTCTGATGTGTTAATTATTAACAGTGTCACTTGGCCACAGGGCCCTGGTCTGGCTCTTGGGGTGGCTGCTGTTGACTTCTGGGAAGGTGgatactccagctttttttttttttttttttcctgagtgaaaacacacacagatacacacccCTTATATacacccccccaaacacacatcaCTCCCACACAGATATACCACTCCACACCCTTATACCTGTACACAActatacctacacacacacacacacacacacacatgcgtgcacgTAAAACCTTAAAGAACATGTAGTCATTTTCTTACTCCAGATTTCTAGTGATAGGGCTTGAATTCTGTAGCATCGAGGTGTTGGGTGGTGGAGAAAGTGATGAAGAGCCAGGTGTGCCCCCTGGTCTAACTTAGGTTGGGCCCCCTCCTCAGAAATTTAGGGCACTGCCCTTGGTAAGACTTTCCATCCTTTCCCCGCTCACCTCAGGCTGCGCTGGAGATGCCCACACGTAGGCATATAGCCCTACACCCTCCCTACACCCATCTGCATGCCCCGTCATCCTCATGGAGTTTATGTCCGGGATTCATATTCACCTGATGTGTAACTTGAAAGAATTGtaagtatatatattacatttaaaattttttgaattgagTATTATCAGTGTAGTTCAAGctcaaaaatcttaaaaggaTACACTGAGCCATCTCCTCCAACATCCGCCCCAGTACCATTGCCATTCCCTGTATTATTAGTACCTTGCGTGTCCATTTATAGATAAATCACTATACATGTATacccttctctcctttttataCAAAAGTGACAAAGTATTCATCCTGTCATGCATTTTGCTTGTTTTAGTTAACAGTGTATCTTGGAGATCTGTCCATAACAATACTTAGACAATGTAAATTTGGATCTTACTTTTAGTCAGAGTGTCTGTCTCCTTCCTGACCAGTTACTTTGCAGGAAGCACCTTTTAGTAACTTTTGCCTTTGGAGGCACTGATCCAGCTTGGACCCTCTGCATGTGCTGGATTTTCCCCACTAACTGTGGTGGGACAGACAGAAGTGGCCTGTCACATAAGTAAGGAGAATGAAAGTGATATGCAGAGTCTCTGGATCACAGGTATAGGAATTTTAAAGAACTCTATGAGGGTGAAGGGCCAGAAATGTTTATTTGACAATTGCATGTTGGGGAGCTTTAGGTGTGGGCATTTATGACAGTCAGGAGGGTTGTCATAAATGCTGGGTGCAGAGTCTCTTAATTTGACATGGATGCAGCTCAGGCTGGGGAGGGTGATGCATCCCAGTGGGGAAACCAAACCTCTGAGAGTTGAGAGTTAAGAAATGTGCCTAAGTAGGTGATGATGCAGAGACTTGATCCAAGGTCTGTTGGGTGCTACAGCAGGCTTATTCTAGTTATTGTGTGATCAGAGGAAGAGGCTGgtgccataaaaaacaaaacatcaaaccACGCCCCCCCAACCTGAGGCCATTACTGGAGAAAGTAGAGCTGGGTATAGCTACCCTGGGAGACTGTGTGGCAGAACCCTACCAAGCTGGCCGTGTGCCTGCCAGCACCCCCACTCATGGGTATACATCCAGAAGAACCAAACGCATA belongs to Phacochoerus africanus isolate WHEZ1 chromosome 3, ROS_Pafr_v1, whole genome shotgun sequence and includes:
- the SMOX gene encoding spermine oxidase isoform X2, whose product is MQSCESSGDSADDPLSRGLRRRGQPRVVVIGAGLAGLAAAKALLEQGFTNVTVLEASSRIGGRVQSVKLGHATFELGATWIHGSHGNPIYHLAEANGLLEETTDGERSVGRISLYSKNGVACYLTNHGRRIPKDVVEEFSDLYNEVYNLTQEFFRHGKPVNAESQNSVGVFTREEVRNRIRDDPDEPEATKRLKLAMIQQYLKVESCESSSHSMDEVSLSAFGEWTEIPGAHHIIPSGFMRVVELLAEGIPAHVIQLGKPVRCVHWNQASARLRGPEIEPRGEGDHNHDAGEGSQGGEEPPGERQDEDEQWPVLVECEDCEVIPADHVIVTVSLGVLKRQHASFFQPGLPTEKVVAIHRLGIGTTDKIFLEFEEPFWGPECNSLQFVWEDEAESRTLTYPPELWYRKICGFDVLYPPERYGHVLSGWICGEEALVMEKCDDEAVAEICTEMLRQFTGNPNIPKPRRILRSAWGSNPYFRGSYSYTQVGSSGADVEKLAKPLPYTESSKTAPMQVLFSGEATHRKYYSTTHGALLSGQREAARLIEMYQDLFQQGT
- the SMOX gene encoding spermine oxidase isoform X1, producing the protein MQSCESSGDSADDPLSRGLRRRGQPRVVVIGAGLAGLAAAKALLEQGFTNVTVLEASSRIGGRVQSVKLGHATFELGATWIHGSHGNPIYHLAEANGLLEETTDGERSVGRISLYSKNGVACYLTNHGRRIPKDVVEEFSDLYNEVYNLTQEFFRHGKPVNAESQNSVGVFTREEVRNRIRDDPDEPEATKRLKLAMIQQYLKVESCESSSHSMDEVSLSAFGEWTEIPGAHHIIPSGFMRVVELLAEGIPAHVIQLGKPVRCVHWNQASARLRGPEIEPRGEGDHNHDAGEGSQGGEEPPGERQDEDEQWPVLVECEDCEVIPADHVIVTVSLGVLKRQHASFFQPGLPTEKVVAIHRLGIGTTDKIFLEFEEPFWGPECNSLQFVWEDEAESRTLTYPPELWYRKICGFDVLYPPERYGHVLSGWICGEEALVMEKCDDEAVAEICTEMLRQFTGNPNIPKPRRILRSAWGSNPYFRGSYSYTQVGSSGADVEKLAKPLPYTESSKTAQGSSSKQLPGLLLSSKCPEQSLEPNRGSIKPMQVLFSGEATHRKYYSTTHGALLSGQREAARLIEMYQDLFQQGT